One genomic window of Salvia miltiorrhiza cultivar Shanhuang (shh) chromosome 4, IMPLAD_Smil_shh, whole genome shotgun sequence includes the following:
- the LOC131021380 gene encoding uncharacterized protein LOC131021380 isoform X4 translates to MYSATPPLLATTPAASKPLPPPGERTELLVVDAFSSLPSAALRRSPRFCLRHSPSGAFLYFSYLFQSIFLLLPYFSSLRRMQGIEVGATATTNRASSQTFERWRCSTVSLGCTSASVAAALSRSWKVRALSAVSATRRCWNDSGNIDIKFVRTFLRQIIYFSRLEGPTCSLQFISTPQSMQMQMLFTLIPPDGRFKAYCCRN, encoded by the exons ATGTATTCCGCCACCCCTCCTCTGCTAGCCACCACCCCCGCTGCCTCTAAGCCGCTGCCACCACCCGGAGAGAGGACGGAACTGCTCGTCGTCGACGCCTTCTCATCGCTGCCCTCCGCTGCTCTACGCCGAAGCCCTCGATTCTGTCTCCGTCACTCCCCCTCCGGCGCCTTCCTCTATTTCTCCTACCTCTTCCAGTCCATCTTCCTCCTCCTTCCCTATTTCTCCTCCCTACGCCGGATGCAGGGGATTGAAGTGGGGGCGACGGCGACGACAAACCGTGCCTCCTCGCAGACCTTCGAAAGATGGCGCTGCTCAACGGTCTCGCTGGGCTGCACTTCTGCCTCCGTTGCAGCTGCCCTATCTCGAAGTTGGAAGGTTAGGGCCCTAAGTGCAGTCTCCGCCACAAGAA GATGCTGGAATGATAGTGGCAATATTGATATTAAATTTGTTCGGACCTTTCTAAGACAG ATTATATATTTCAGCAGGTTGGAAGGTCCTACTTGTTCTCTGCAGTTCATCTCGACCCCTCAATCCATGCAGATGCAGATGCTCTTCACTTTGATCCCTCCAGATGGTAG GTTCAAAGCTTACTGCTGCAGAAACTAA
- the LOC131021380 gene encoding uncharacterized protein LOC131021380 isoform X2: MYSATPPLLATTPAASKPLPPPGERTELLVVDAFSSLPSAALRRSPRFCLRHSPSGAFLYFSYLFQSIFLLLPYFSSLRRMQGIEVGATATTNRASSQTFERWRCSTVSLGCTSASVAAALSRSWKVRALSAVSATRRCWNDSGNIDIKFVRTFLRQIIYFSRLEGPTCSLQFISTPQSMQMQMLFTLIPPDGSKLTAAETNQEKLLVLPKVFVGSEWLMESMRVMEDEICYQAKECNYRHS, translated from the exons ATGTATTCCGCCACCCCTCCTCTGCTAGCCACCACCCCCGCTGCCTCTAAGCCGCTGCCACCACCCGGAGAGAGGACGGAACTGCTCGTCGTCGACGCCTTCTCATCGCTGCCCTCCGCTGCTCTACGCCGAAGCCCTCGATTCTGTCTCCGTCACTCCCCCTCCGGCGCCTTCCTCTATTTCTCCTACCTCTTCCAGTCCATCTTCCTCCTCCTTCCCTATTTCTCCTCCCTACGCCGGATGCAGGGGATTGAAGTGGGGGCGACGGCGACGACAAACCGTGCCTCCTCGCAGACCTTCGAAAGATGGCGCTGCTCAACGGTCTCGCTGGGCTGCACTTCTGCCTCCGTTGCAGCTGCCCTATCTCGAAGTTGGAAGGTTAGGGCCCTAAGTGCAGTCTCCGCCACAAGAA GATGCTGGAATGATAGTGGCAATATTGATATTAAATTTGTTCGGACCTTTCTAAGACAG ATTATATATTTCAGCAGGTTGGAAGGTCCTACTTGTTCTCTGCAGTTCATCTCGACCCCTCAATCCATGCAGATGCAGATGCTCTTCACTTTGATCCCTCCAGATG GTTCAAAGCTTACTGCTGCAGAAACTAACCAAGAAAAGCTTCTTGTTCTTCCCAAGGTCTTTGTGGGATCAGAATG GTTAATGGAGAGTATGAGAGTTATGGAAGATGAGATATGCTATCAGGCAAAAGAATGTAATTATAGACATAGCTGA
- the LOC131021380 gene encoding uncharacterized protein LOC131021380 isoform X1: MYSATPPLLATTPAASKPLPPPGERTELLVVDAFSSLPSAALRRSPRFCLRHSPSGAFLYFSYLFQSIFLLLPYFSSLRRMQGIEVGATATTNRASSQTFERWRCSTVSLGCTSASVAAALSRSWKVRALSAVSATRRCWNDSGNIDIKFVRTFLRQVISDDGIIYFSRLEGPTCSLQFISTPQSMQMQMLFTLIPPDGSKLTAAETNQEKLLVLPKVFVGSEWLMESMRVMEDEICYQAKECNYRHS, encoded by the exons ATGTATTCCGCCACCCCTCCTCTGCTAGCCACCACCCCCGCTGCCTCTAAGCCGCTGCCACCACCCGGAGAGAGGACGGAACTGCTCGTCGTCGACGCCTTCTCATCGCTGCCCTCCGCTGCTCTACGCCGAAGCCCTCGATTCTGTCTCCGTCACTCCCCCTCCGGCGCCTTCCTCTATTTCTCCTACCTCTTCCAGTCCATCTTCCTCCTCCTTCCCTATTTCTCCTCCCTACGCCGGATGCAGGGGATTGAAGTGGGGGCGACGGCGACGACAAACCGTGCCTCCTCGCAGACCTTCGAAAGATGGCGCTGCTCAACGGTCTCGCTGGGCTGCACTTCTGCCTCCGTTGCAGCTGCCCTATCTCGAAGTTGGAAGGTTAGGGCCCTAAGTGCAGTCTCCGCCACAAGAA GATGCTGGAATGATAGTGGCAATATTGATATTAAATTTGTTCGGACCTTTCTAAGACAGGTCATAAGTGATGATGGT ATTATATATTTCAGCAGGTTGGAAGGTCCTACTTGTTCTCTGCAGTTCATCTCGACCCCTCAATCCATGCAGATGCAGATGCTCTTCACTTTGATCCCTCCAGATG GTTCAAAGCTTACTGCTGCAGAAACTAACCAAGAAAAGCTTCTTGTTCTTCCCAAGGTCTTTGTGGGATCAGAATG GTTAATGGAGAGTATGAGAGTTATGGAAGATGAGATATGCTATCAGGCAAAAGAATGTAATTATAGACATAGCTGA
- the LOC131021380 gene encoding uncharacterized protein LOC131021380 isoform X3: MYSATPPLLATTPAASKPLPPPGERTELLVVDAFSSLPSAALRRSPRFCLRHSPSGAFLYFSYLFQSIFLLLPYFSSLRRMQGIEVGATATTNRASSQTFERWRCSTVSLGCTSASVAAALSRSWKVRALSAVSATRRCWNDSGNIDIKFVRTFLRQVISDDGIIYFSRLEGPTCSLQFISTPQSMQMQMLFTLIPPDGRFKAYCCRN; the protein is encoded by the exons ATGTATTCCGCCACCCCTCCTCTGCTAGCCACCACCCCCGCTGCCTCTAAGCCGCTGCCACCACCCGGAGAGAGGACGGAACTGCTCGTCGTCGACGCCTTCTCATCGCTGCCCTCCGCTGCTCTACGCCGAAGCCCTCGATTCTGTCTCCGTCACTCCCCCTCCGGCGCCTTCCTCTATTTCTCCTACCTCTTCCAGTCCATCTTCCTCCTCCTTCCCTATTTCTCCTCCCTACGCCGGATGCAGGGGATTGAAGTGGGGGCGACGGCGACGACAAACCGTGCCTCCTCGCAGACCTTCGAAAGATGGCGCTGCTCAACGGTCTCGCTGGGCTGCACTTCTGCCTCCGTTGCAGCTGCCCTATCTCGAAGTTGGAAGGTTAGGGCCCTAAGTGCAGTCTCCGCCACAAGAA GATGCTGGAATGATAGTGGCAATATTGATATTAAATTTGTTCGGACCTTTCTAAGACAGGTCATAAGTGATGATGGT ATTATATATTTCAGCAGGTTGGAAGGTCCTACTTGTTCTCTGCAGTTCATCTCGACCCCTCAATCCATGCAGATGCAGATGCTCTTCACTTTGATCCCTCCAGATGGTAG GTTCAAAGCTTACTGCTGCAGAAACTAA